The sequence GCAATTCGAATTCAccgggtgtaagaacaattcaaattatgaATGTGATTTTGTTAAATGATcattcctgatgattaattagaatacagtTTGGACAATTACTCATAGGTACTCGTATCAAGCTTTCCTAAGTAAGCCCTAACCGTTTGAACAAGCGCCTCTAGATgcggggtcatctagaactattctcaaagcaaactagatatccctacaagcctattatactTACGACACACGAGATGTGCAAGCCAAAGAGTCATAGCTACATATGGTATTTGACTTATCCTTCCCATAATCAGATATATAGTTAGTACAAAAATTGCTAGAGCCAACTACAATAACGATCGATGTTTAAACAATATAAACAGTTTATGACATTCAGATTCCTCTCTCGACCTACCTCTAGTACCACCCACATATAGTCttattctcacaactcataATTCAAAATATCGTAATTATCTTAGTGAACAATGCAATAAGTCCCAAACTCGTGAATAATGGTCGAACAATTATCCGAAGCAGGTTTGCTAAATGTTTCTTAAAAATGGGAGAGCCCTCTCTTGATGCTCACATGCATGCCAAGTGCTCATTGTAAATCTTCCCTTAAGATATTAGATGTCTGAGAACCGAGCGCTTGCTCAGTTGGTAAAGGATGCCGTTTAGGCGTTTAGCATCACGCCCGACCAGGCCACCAACCGCCTTAAGTGAACGTAGAAAAAACTAGAATTATGTTTACTTTGCTGCCAAGAAATAAAGATATTATCCTGCAATTAACCCTAGTCCAAGTGGAAACCGGTAACAAATAACAGTAACAAGTATAGGAGTAATCACCGGCGAATTTGGAATCGAGCGCGCTGGTTTTCTATGGCGTCGGCGATGACGTGAACGATTGGTGGTGATGTCCTTGTTCTAAGCCGTTAGCATTGTGTTGTCGTCTAAAAGAAAGGCAGTAGTAAAGCATTGCCCTGCCAAATTTGACCAACCGATCCTATGTTCAAACAGGATATGTACGCAGTACGCATACTAGAATAATGTACCACTCGTGAGTAGTCCTGGAATCACACGACAATTTCTTGTCATGCATTCCACCAATGGGACCAGTCACTCGGAAGAATGATGGTAGTGCAAATTCTGAAGCAAACCGAGAGATGATAGATGTTCTGGACTTATCCGTAACTAGGCAGCCATGCATCtgattttgttctttttgaCATACCAGTATGCTACCATGGGAGCAAGTTCCGAACACATCATCAGGTGCATGCTAACCATCGATAATCCGAAGCTAGCTTAGTTGACCTGGTATCATGATATTGTAACATGAAACCCGGGAGGCCAGGCTGACTCAGAGAAACATTAGTCTTGTatgaaagtaaattttatataacTCTGTTCAAAAAGATTCTCGTGAAATCTCATCCATATTAAAATCTAATGGCTAGACTAAAGagaagatagaaaaaataaacacGTATCATCACAGAAGAGATAATTTTTCATAAAACtgaatcctataaaatttgcttacGCGCTCTCTTTACTAGAAGAGAGAAGAAGTGAACATTTAGCTCTCTCTTACACTAGGAACCAGATCACGCATGTGATGTGACTTGTGAGATGTATGTAACCCTTCGTGGCCGCCGGACGATTGGTGTACGCGCCACGAATACAGAAATCCGCAGAAAACGTTCACATGTCACGAGCCTCTGCTAGCTTTTCGCCCGTCCGTACGTGCGTGCCCCGGCCCCCGGTCAACCGGAGCCACCCGCGCGTAGGTTAGGTTCTCCGATTCTTCGACGCCACGTGACATCCGAGCTGGCCGACCCATCGAGATGCGGCGGCTCTTCCGATCAGACGGCAGCCATGCGTGCGTGCACACGGACAAGGTGAGAAGTGCAGCGCAGGGCCGTCACCCTCGTGACTCCACATGGCCCGCGAACGTGCGTGCTCGCCGATCAGTCTGTCCCCGGCCCGCAGCGTACTCCGCGGGTTGCGTCCGCGCAGACGCGCGCGCATGGCTGATCGAACGCGTCCGCCGTGGAGGAGGCCCCCTCGCGTAACCGTGTAGAGAGATGATCAACTGGACAATTCTATTGATCATATGGCGTGTGCATATATAGATTACATCAGAGGCCTTTTGGCCAAGTCTGTACATGCGCATACAGTTACAGCGAGAGCGGGCGAGCGCGCAGAGCGGGAGCGTGGGCGCCGCGGAGACCGGGCTCGCGTGGGCACGGTGAGACAGGGTGGCCGATGTCGCGGAGTTGATCAGCAATCCGCTTGAGCTTGGTGCAATATGCAGTCATGGACATGTCACCTTGTTGCAGGGAGCGCAGCTCAGTCTCCAGGTACACAGCGCGCTGCAGCTCATTATCCTGGAACAGACCTTCGACGGCGTGCCACAGAGTGAAGGCGTCGTGGCGGTCACGGCGGACGATGTCGAAGACGCCCTTCGAGACGGTGGCGAGGATCCAGTTGACGACGCAGGAATCAACCCTGCGCCACTCGCCGTTGCGATCGTCGGACGGGGTGGTGGATTGAACGTGGCTCTCCAGGCCAAATTTGCCGAGAGTGGATTCAAAGAACAGGCGCCATTGACCATAATTTCCTTCGTCCATGTCTAGAATGACAGGGACGTGATGGCGAATGGAGATGCCCTGGATGGCGGAAGCACGAGCGGGAGCGACGGAGAAGTCACCGTCGTAATCGGAATCAGAGAGGCCGGAGGGGATGGAAGCGGGCGCCATTGGAGCAGCAGAAGGATTTGTGGCGAAGGGATTTGCAGGTTAGAACCTTGGACAATGATACCATGTAGAGAGATGATCAACTGGACAATTCTATTGATCATATGGCGTGTGCATATATAGATTACATCAGAGGCCTTTTGGCCAAGTCTGTACATGCGCATACAGTTACAGCGAGAGCGGGCGAGCGCGCAGAGCGGGAGCGTGGGCGCCGCGGAGACCGGGCTCGCGTGGGCGCGGTGAGCGCGGCGAGTGCGCACGGAGTAGCGCCGAGTCCGCGCTGGTCGTTGGTGATCCGAACAGCCTGGGCGCTGGGCTTAGCCGTTGCTGAGTTTCCGTTGACAAACCGAACCACGCGCGCGGTCAGCTCGCTTGCGATCGAGCACATGCGCCTCGTGTAGCGATACTGCCGCTGCTGCTTCGGCTGGCTACTCCGCTCGGCGGCAGGCGGCCGACGGAGTCGGCAGGTCAAACCCGCATGGCTTACAGGACATCGCCATCGTGGGCCTTGCCTTGTAAAGCGGCCGGCCGGGCTCTCAGAAAGTCAAACTCTGGATGTCACACGACCAGCGCGGCCGGCGTGCGGGCGGTGGCTGCGGCTGCAGGCGCAGACTAGCTGGATCACACGGCTGAGTAGAGCACAGGCAAATGAGAAGATTCTCACGCTCGTGAGAATAGTAGAGTACGGTACAGGCAAATCACGAGACAGCCGGGCGCAGCGCGAGCGCACTGCAGGCTCGCAAGGGCGCCGCGCCTCGACTCGACGCACGGACATGAGGTGACCCGCAAAAGGCTATCCTTTGCGTTAGCTTGGTATgaatctatatctatatttcTATAATATAGATAAGTTATAATAAATTTAAACGATTTTTATCATACATCTTATAAAATTAAATGGTCCACGTGAAAGTTGATTTTTCGTCTCTTCCTTCTTAATTATTTAAAGACTTACAATCAACTTAAAAACTTACAATTAAgctattaatattaaaaaatattaatacatcATTATTTCCTTCTATGCATCAACAgccttttgtttttcaattatttttcatgattttttttttatgaaaaataacacttttagttttaatttaatttaatttataaatataacatgaataGAAACAGATGCAAAAAACAGTTCGACTAGCTTCGACTCGTCACACGGACATAGTGATCAGCAAAAGGCTATCCTTTGCGTGAGCttgatatgaatatatatatatatacacacactctCTCCTATAATATAGATAAATTATGATAGATCCGAATAATCTTTATTATACATCTTATACGATCGGTACATAATTAAAGTTGATTCTCGTCTCTGCTCTCTCAATTGTTTGTAAACCTccaattaatttgaaaatatgcAATTAATAGATGATattagtattaaaaaaaatattaatacatcATTATTTCTATCCATTGGtgcatcattttttttcaattacttgttagtgatttttttatctctatCATAATTATAGATTTTATGTGTGTCAAACACGTATAGACTTACGGAATTATCACGCTGTTGAGTGAGCGCGGCTGAGTCGCCCGTTTGTACTACTGCTACGCACGTCCGAATGGTCAATGAAATAGAAGCTGAAATGCTTATCGAATGTGCCGGCAGCGAGATATTTAAGAACGAAGGCGATGAGCTGATAGTCTATTTACAGCTTATCTGCCGATTTCGTACCCAAGTGTTATTCAATTCTTCTACGGGAACTgttttgtatatatttgatgttaATATGTGCGTGACGCACGGTGTCTAGCCTGATGAAAGCCCGCCACTAGATTTTCAGCTTCCAAAATAACACGCCGCCGAACTAGATAAAGTCAATCCAGCAGGCCTGAAAACAACACAGATAAGGTCAGATGAATATACATATTGTGAAAATGCTCCACGTTTTAGCTCTCTCTGTACACATGGGTTATCGATATTGCCATTTTTAGTATATCCGGGGCAAAAGGTCAATTGCCCATCGCGATAAGTTCATTGCACCATGTGTGCCTATATGCGTAGCGTAGCAAGGCCTAGGACAGTACTTGGTTGAAAGGACAGATGTCTCACTTTCAAGAAGCAaatacatatgcatattgtcATGTCCttttccttcaaaaaaaaatttggagtGCACCACTTGTACTTTACGAATTCATGTAGCACTACGCAAAACAATACACAATATGGATTTGGATTTACCTGCTACGCACAGCTCTTTCTCTTGCCTGATAGAAACCATAGCAAGTTGATCCTTATCGAGCATGTGTGCAATGTTTGTCTCTAGAACTCAAATTGACTAAGAAATCTAGGAATACCATTCATCGAATAGAGATGGATACCGGACAGTGCTGGGACTCAACCTGGTTTTGGCATCCACTAAATTCAGCATGTATTTGAAGAGTGAATTGttcattttttagataaaaaattaatggCCGGTAATTGACTATACTAGATCGTACAATGGAGTACTACTAATGACTAGTAATTGACTATACTAATGATCTCCAACCGGTTTATTAATGGCAGTTGGTGCTGTCCGGCAGCAGCCATGGCCGGCCAAGGAAAGAAATGAACGACCGGAGCAGGCAGGTCCCGTCGTAGAAATCAAGACCCCAACCCACTGATCATCCCTCATCCAATGATAAACGTCATCGTAGCAACAGTAGTCAGCATACGGCAAAAAAGAAGGCACGTCATCTGCTGTGACAGCCGGTAGGATCTAGCAACTAAGCAACCATCCCCAGTATCGTCCAATCGTCCATCGTCCAATCTACAGTTTTGCTTAGTAAGTGTTGTTTTTTTCTAAAGAGATTTTCATTATAACGGGTTCCTTTTAAAAAAGATTATATTATATTGTTTCTATATTGAGATTCTCTTCTTTCACTTCAGAAATCGCTACTTAAAAAATTActgaagataagaaaaaataaaaatgtgtaaaaatagaaaaaaaaatcagaaaaatgaTGAAATGAATAGAATATGGACCTTAGTACTCATCTTGGGTGATTATTTGAATCATTGGGACCAAGGTACACTTGATGTTAGTAGGAGATAGTAAGTTCATCAAGCTGTGCAGCTTGCTAGAGGTTATACAAGTCGCCAACAACTGGTAGTATAACTTATACGCAGGATCGCCCGTAGATCAATGCTCATCAGCTCATGTGccggaattttctagaattcaTACGGCAGCAATGCTGATGCGCACGCACGGACGACGCCGACGGAATTATTTGTGCGCGCGCAACGCTGTCACCTCGCGACTCCACATGGTCTGCGAGCGTGCGTGATCAGGCCCTCCCCGTCCGTCCCTGCAGTCCCTGGGTTTGGGCTCGCCGCGCGCACAGCGCGACGCGGTCAGCGGCGCCGTCGCCGATGCGTGCGCGGTTCGTTTGATACTGCGGCTGCGGCTGGCCACTCCGGCGGGCGGCGGCCGATCGGGAAGGCCACAGGTCAAATCCGCACATGTTATACTGCAGCTTCGCTTGCCTTGCCTTCTGAAGCGCGCGGCCGTGCTCTCCAAAGTCAAACTCTCTCGAGGTGTCTGTGGCTGCAGGTGCAGCTTAGCTGGAGCACAGGCACTCCTGCGCAGAGCACAGGACAATGACAGCCTTTGCGGTTCAAGTAGGCGCCGCATGGTGAACCGCAAAGGCTGTCATTGTGTGAGCAATGAGCATTGAACATAGCCTTGTTCACATTAATATCAGGGGATTTTCGCTGACCTGCATGCGTGCTCAAGTGTTTCTGACTTTCTGTATCTTTGCTTCCGATCACACTTAAGTGACGCACGGGATACAGCTAGCTTGAAAGCCCTTCACACTAggttttcttgatttcttctcctAAAGTACCACGCCGGCGATCTGGATGAAGTCAATCCGGCGGGGCGGGCCCGTGAAAACAACACAGATAATGTCAACTGCATCATGCATGGCACAATTTAATAACCTGGACAATAAACGACAAACGAAGGTACCGTCAGAGTCCCGGTTGTGGAAAATGCTGCACGTCCTACTTCTCATTTTTGGGCAAGTTCCTTATTTATCATAAAATATTTTCACTCTTTCCTCCATATCATCAAAGAAAACGAAATTCCTTTTCTATCATCGgtttgtatctttttttcttccatgCCACTCTGTGAGCCTTCGGCAGTTCTTCTATTGAAATGCACTGTTTATAGTTACGGTTCATATGTACTATTTATGGCAAAGTGATATTATGATATCTCCAAAAATCAGTGGTTTTTAGTTCTTttttaaaaatcctaaaactttatGTCTGTGTTCCACAATCCGTTCCATAATCCATGGcgcaacttattttaattagatcaTCCAAAACACCTGtttagaatttaaactaaaattctctaaaagtTATCACTATGCCGTAACCAGTACCGATAAACAACGCATTTCGAAGCAAGAACTGCCGAAAGACTCACAGAGTGGCAAGGAAGAAAACAAAGATAAAAGCGATGGCAGAAAAGGAATTTCGTTTTCTTTGATGACATAGAGGGAAAAGTGAAATTTTTTTATGGCAAATGAGGAATTTGCTCCTTATTTTTATGCCGGTTTCGATTTGTAGTGTCATCttgatgtgtgtgtgtatatatacggTAGTATTATTCTAGATCTAGAGTATAGAATACACCCCACCTGAGCCAGCCCGCCTGCTGCGTCATAGCAACCCGCCGGCCCAGTCCGTTCGCGCACAACCAGAGTGTGCCATGTGTCCCCGCAACCACGCCTGTGCGTCAACCGCACCTTGCTCCCTCGCGCTTGTGTGTGCCATGTGGCGTGCTGGCCGCGCCTCCCGTGCGCACCTGCACACCTGCCTGCACAGCGCGTCTGCTCTTGCGCCACGTGCTCGTCTAGTAGGTGTCGATAGTTTTCCAgtactactaacactactgaacaTTTCTGAGCACTACAAGGCTATTCTACACCGTGGATGCTGAATAGTTATTCCAGTACGTCCAATAGTTTAGTGTTCAGGAGTTTCAAATCACAGTACTAATACTACTAACAATTACTGATAACTAATAACACCACTTACACAAACTAATGAACAATTTTGTTATGACTTTAAACCATTAAGTATtgaactactgatactactgaaCAAATTTTTAGTAGTTATCCAGCTTCTGATATAACTACCGAACAACAAAACTACTAACAACTTTGAAGAATTACTGGATGATAAATACTAGACACTACTGAAAAATTATTAGATGATAGTTATTGAACAACTACTAAGCAGTGGCACGAGGACACATGACGCACGGGGTGTAGCGAGGAGGTGGGTGCGGGGACACGTGGTGCACAGGGGTGACGTGGCTGGGTTGATCCGGATGGGCAGGCGAGGCTATTCTGCGCCTATGCGTAGTTGCTATTCGTACTGCGcatatcccccagttacaatccgaaatactgtgagttacaacttgttaggtataccagttacaacttcacatccAGAAATGTATAATTGTGACACAAGAAGCTAAtattgtgagttacaacttgttattcgcactgcgcacaccCCTCAGTTATAActtaacactgtgagttacaacttgttaggtagaccagttacaacttcatgtTTATAAATGTATAATTGCAACATAAGAAGctaatactgtgagttacaatttgttTTTCGCATTACGCACATTCTTAGTTATAGCCGAAATACTATAAGTTACAACTTATAAGGTGTGCACAGATATAAACTACAACGAATCTGAAGAGAGAGGGGGACTACGACTAGCTTTGCAGCTAGCTTGAACCACATCTATTGAAACAGCACAGGTCAAGATTACAAGGGGGTTGCTAGCAAACGAATTACAGGAATACATCCCAGATCAGTATGAGGTTAATCCATGGAAACGAAGAGCTCCACACACAATTGCTTGTTTACAACAATTGGCATTGCTAGAACGGCAAGCCCACAGGTATAAGTCGTCTGAAACTCGTCACAGCACTGACAGTCAGTTTCAGTTTTGCCTTCGAAGATCTTCGCGTTCCCGCATTTCCAGAGATTCCACAGCACTGCAATTAGGATCGCTGATCGTGCCGGTGCAGTGGCGGCCATTGGGCCCGGCAGGGGCAAGCCCCCACAGCTCCTCGACGGAGGACGGCAAACCACCTGTAATGCCGATGCAGCACCAAATGCTCCGAATCCGACTGCAGTGAAGGAAGAGATGTGGCACATCCTCTGAAGCTAGGCACAAAGGACAAAGGCCATTGTTGCTCGCGCCTCGGCTCCGCAGCCTTGCGTTAGTGTTGATCTTATGGCGATGAACGAACGAGCCACAGAAAGAAGCGGCAGCGTGAGGGAGCTGCATCGTCCCAACGCGATGACGAACCGAGTAAAGAAAACTGCTTGAAGATGGGCAGAGCTCCCACAGGGATCGGGGAGTTTGTCAGTACTTCGCATGGGTGGAAGTCCGTGAAAGGATGAGTCTGGGTCTGGGCTGCCAGGAAACATAAGGTTGGGCTCTGAATTGGGCCTACCAGGCGTTCGGCCTACCTTACAAGAGCAAGCTTTACGGGCCTTCGCGGAGCTACGCTGCGCCACGTACTCCCGGTGTGGCCCAGTCGAAGAACACCGGCCCGATTGACTTCTCTGCTCATTTTAACTGCTGGTCGCGTGagggattttttatttattttgatgaGAGGACTTGTCGCCCTTCTAACGAGCATAGATGTgtgatttttaaaatatatgcttattattataatttttggTTTAAGAAATAAAAAGTTAAAAAGTTCTCGCGTGAGGGTGAGAGCAGGCGAGCCGAGCTGGCTCACAATTTTGGGAAACAAAACAAGCACCGTAACGTGTAGTCATGGCACGACAGGCATTGCTGCCCGTTTCAGTACGGGGCCGTGTATGGCAAGTTCAGCCGTTCAGGGTCTGAACTCTGCAGCGCAGCAGGCCTTTACCTGCGACCTCTGACGAACCATACCAACAACCTCGTCTCTCTGGGCGCATTCATCTCAAACAAATGTCACAAGAAGAACCATGACGAAATCATTCTCCCCTCGTTCATCGCAAAGCAaatgtttctgcaaaatttgcACACGGTATAACTACATGTTGTGGCGAAATCTGAAACACTTTTATCCACATTTTCATTCCATCCCATCTCAATCCCATCATGCGATCGTTACACTCTGCCAGCCGTTTTCTTTTGgtttcattttcgttttcttacCAGGTCGCACCATTCCCTTACGCGGCATGTTCCATTTCTGCAAATCTAGTACTCACTCcggttataaatatatattattttaaataaaatatggtATATAATACATAGtttttatcattattttttttattaaaatatatttaaatttttattgaatttgttatattattaaagtatttttaagacaaatctacatatataattttaaagtttacaaactaaatattttaaaatctattATTAATTAacgttttaaaattttaatcgaatattttgtaaaacaatatatatttatgactCAAGCGAGTACTCCCTAATCAACCAGCTCGTCGCACCGCCGGATCCGCGTGTGACACGATGACACTCCAGGCCGCAGAGCAAATAAACGCCGGCCGGTTCAGATGTCTCGCCGGCACAGCGGGCAGGACCCATGCCGGACCAGCCAGCAGTCGATGCACGGCGCGTGGAACACGTGCCCGCAGCTCGGCAGCCTCCGTGCGGGCTCGCCCACCCGGAAGTCCTGCAGGCACACCGAGCAGCAGAGCGCCTCGCCGGCCGCGTCCACGGCGCTGTCCTCGGACATCTCGATCTCCGGCAGCCGGCGGAGCGCGTCCGCGGGGAGCCCCTTGCTGCCGCCGGTGGTATCGAACAGGTCGCTGGTCTCCGCGAACGGCGAGCTGATGGCGCTGATCTGCGTCCAGATCGAACATGATTGAACGAGAATTGTAAACTGTACCGTGCTACATGCTGACAGTGTGACAGATAGAACACATAATCTTGATCTGTACTTGTGGTAAATGTGCCGGAAACCAGCAGCAACCCCCGGGTTAGttagggcccgtttggcagagctccagatTCAGCTTCTGAGCTGAATCTGGAGGAGCTCTGCTAAACGGCAAAATTTggctttagctccctgagtgaatcacttctcctgattcactgaaatgaactagaagctgaggagctgaaaaaagtagcttctcCTGAGGAGCTGACCACGCTGATTCTCCTGATTCATAGAGTTTATCCTAGAGAATCattaagaatcactttcagccacagaatcacttcctcagagaatcaattttttttagagaatttgaatcaggagaagctctgccaaacaggcccttagtatTTCGTCATTGATGCAAGTTTCTTTTACTTGTGGGTGATGATGATCTCACTGAAGTGACCTAGACGATCTAGACGATCGGCACCAGCACACCCTAACTAACCATTTTAATAAAGGTATCTTTGAAGAAATGCTGGCGTTAGATGGAAAGAGTTGCTTCTAGGCAATGCATGGACCAACTGCTGGTAAAATTATGCAGATAAGTTTCTTCAGGCTACCAGAAGCTAGTAGTATAAAAGTTGTGCTGGTTTGGTTAACTGCATTTGCTTGATCACCAAAGCTAAAAGACTAACCAGTGCTAGTTTTAGGCCTTTTTGCAGTctgatgaacacaagcatcggTATTTAGTAGAAGAACAGGGTGTGAGGCATGGAGTTACGAACTGATCAAGCTTGGACAGTACCAGTCGTCCAGTGCACCACATTAAAATGGAGCATCATTTGCTACTGTTTGTCACTGTTAAAGATGGCGCCAATTCTTTCGACTCCATGTCACGTTTGAACGAGCACTGCCTAACTACAGTGGTCGTGGGACGTGAAATTGTGAACACTTCCAGTCGAAATTTGTTCAGACAATGACACTTCATAATTCTGGTGCATTTGAGCTGAAGTGGATAGCTACCTGACTCTGCACCGCCAACCCCACCTTCTCGCGGACCAGCCTGCCGCTCAGGACGctggagacgatgtccacctgcgTGCACGGTAGCAGAGCACAAACACGATCAGACACCGAGATAATCGAAGCGACATGCAGGCTACGGTGCATCTGATTCGACAGGAAAACACGCAAAAAATAACTGTATTGCCTGCCATGATATTTACATGCATTTGACTGGATGCACAAAGTGAACTAAAAAAAAGTTTGGTTTTTTAACGGCGAGATGTCACTGGTAGCATCAAATTGATCCCTCCTCGGTCCTCACGGAATCCTTGGGGCAGACCTAATCCTCATCAACACACTAGAAAAATATCGTTTGCGACATCAAGTCCCCCAGGAAGCCGTGAAAGCGAAAGGGGTGTGCTTTGGCAGTTTTGAGACCTCACCATGACCTCTCGAACACCAGGAGGACATCGAGGTACAATTCATCGATCGTGGAGTTTGGCTGGATTTCTTCACAATCTGGCAATGGCGATCGAACCGTGGACAAGATTTTACGAGGAGCAGAGCAATTTTGCGTGCCGTCTCAGGTTTGCACCCTTTGGCCTCGGATCAGTGTAGAATGCTTTGACGTATTCAGAGGATTTTGTAGCAAGAACTGCTGGATGGAAGAGCGGCGTTATCAATGTGCGTTAGTGCGTACCATGTAGAGGATGCTCCAGATGCCGGAGTCGCCGGAGTGCCAGAGGTCGCGGGACGACTCAAGGACCTCGATGGAGAAGACGGCGCCGGAGATGGCGCCGATGCCGGCGCCGCGCAGCATCCCGCTCTCCGTCGCCATCCCGGTCACCGACCCCGTTACCGCCCCGACCAGCGAACCCACTGCGAAGAAGCCAACCAAACGCTCAGCGACGAGCCTCTCACACAACTTCAGGGCTTCAGGCGGCTCTGTCCGTCTGTCTGTGACTGAGTGG is a genomic window of Phragmites australis chromosome 24, lpPhrAust1.1, whole genome shotgun sequence containing:
- the LOC133906974 gene encoding NEP1-interacting protein 2-like isoform X2, which encodes MDLFPSPSSTPAAPEPWQCSGLGSAACGLAGRVLCAIATCVFAAVGSLVGAVTGSVTGMATESGMLRGAGIGAISGAVFSIEVLESSRDLWHSGDSGIWSILYMVDIVSSVLSGRLVREKVGLAVQSQISAISSPFAETSDLFDTTGGSKGLPADALRRLPEIEMSEDSAVDAAGEALCCSVCLQDFRVGEPARRLPSCGHVFHAPCIDCWLVRHGSCPLCRRDI